A region from the Stigmatella erecta genome encodes:
- a CDS encoding aldo/keto reductase — MKQSRRDLLKFAGAAAVASRLAEAAPKSPASGGVPKRLLGKTGVEVSCLALGGHHIGTLPDVKASVRLIHQAIDAGITFMDNAWDYHDGRSELWMGEALKDRRDRVFLMTKCCSHGRDKRTAIEQLEASLRRLKTDHLDLWQIHEVAWDDDPEKHFMKDGAVEALAQAKKEGKVRFIGFTGHKSPELHLKMLSHGFPFDTVQMPINAFDSQFRSFQKEVLPELAKQGIAGIGMKSLNGSGAPIQQGLLTVEEALRYALSQPIATLVSGIDSEKVLRQNLAIVQRFKPMTPEEMKALEQRLAPKAQDGGLELYKTTRKFEGPVGRAQHGMSAEG, encoded by the coding sequence ATGAAGCAGAGCCGCCGTGACCTGCTGAAGTTCGCTGGAGCCGCCGCCGTCGCGAGCCGCCTGGCCGAGGCCGCCCCGAAGAGCCCCGCGTCCGGAGGCGTGCCCAAGCGCCTCCTGGGCAAGACGGGCGTGGAGGTCTCCTGCCTGGCGCTGGGGGGGCACCACATCGGGACGCTGCCGGACGTGAAGGCCTCCGTGCGCCTCATCCATCAGGCCATCGACGCGGGCATCACCTTCATGGACAACGCGTGGGACTACCACGACGGCCGCAGCGAGCTGTGGATGGGCGAGGCGCTGAAGGACCGCCGGGACCGCGTCTTCCTGATGACCAAGTGCTGCAGCCACGGCCGGGACAAGCGCACCGCGATCGAGCAGTTGGAGGCCTCGCTGCGCCGCCTGAAGACGGACCACCTGGACCTGTGGCAGATCCACGAGGTGGCCTGGGACGATGACCCGGAGAAGCACTTCATGAAGGACGGGGCGGTGGAGGCGCTGGCCCAGGCGAAGAAGGAGGGCAAGGTGCGCTTCATCGGCTTCACGGGCCACAAGTCCCCCGAGCTGCACCTGAAGATGCTCTCGCACGGCTTCCCCTTCGACACCGTGCAAATGCCCATCAACGCCTTCGACTCGCAGTTCCGCAGCTTCCAGAAGGAAGTGCTGCCGGAGCTGGCCAAGCAGGGCATCGCGGGCATCGGCATGAAGTCGCTGAACGGCTCGGGCGCGCCCATCCAGCAGGGCCTGCTCACGGTGGAGGAGGCCCTGCGCTACGCGCTCAGCCAGCCCATCGCCACGCTCGTCAGCGGCATCGACTCGGAGAAGGTGCTGCGCCAGAACCTGGCCATCGTCCAGCGCTTCAAGCCGATGACGCCCGAGGAGATGAAGGCCCTCGAGCAGCGCCTGGCCCCCAAGGCCCAGGACGGCGGGCTGGAGCTCTACAAGACGACCCGCAAGTTCGAGGGGCCCGTCGGCCGCGCGCAGCACGGCATGTCCGCCGAGGGCTGA
- a CDS encoding alpha/beta hydrolase encodes MRASLSLAAWVLFLTCASCASHRPVPMPRPVAPGESFTLPSAILQETRRINVYVPPGGREEGRRYPVLYMPDGGLAEDFPHVAETVDAAIQAGQLRPLIVVGIENTERRRDMTGPTEVAEDRTIAPRVGGSAAFRRFIRDELMPEVRRRYPVTDETAIIGESLAGLFIVETFFLEPELFGTCIALSPSLWWNGEELVRKASERLQARPDLRGGLYLASADEDNIAPAAARLAETLRTSAPAGLTWRYEPRPELRHDNIYRSLAPQVLRQWLPPGPSPLAP; translated from the coding sequence ATGCGAGCTTCTCTGTCCCTGGCCGCGTGGGTCCTGTTCCTCACGTGCGCCTCCTGCGCGTCTCACCGGCCGGTGCCCATGCCCCGGCCGGTGGCGCCGGGCGAGTCCTTCACCCTCCCCTCCGCGATTCTCCAGGAGACCCGGCGCATCAACGTCTATGTGCCGCCCGGGGGGAGGGAGGAGGGCAGGCGCTATCCGGTGCTGTACATGCCCGATGGCGGGCTGGCGGAGGACTTCCCGCATGTCGCCGAAACCGTCGATGCCGCCATCCAGGCAGGACAGCTCCGGCCGCTGATCGTGGTGGGCATCGAGAACACGGAGCGCCGGCGCGACATGACCGGCCCCACGGAGGTGGCCGAGGACCGGACGATCGCCCCCCGGGTGGGTGGCTCGGCCGCGTTCCGGCGCTTTATCCGCGACGAGCTGATGCCGGAGGTGCGCCGCCGCTACCCCGTGACGGACGAGACCGCCATCATCGGCGAGTCCCTGGCCGGGCTCTTCATCGTCGAGACGTTCTTCCTGGAGCCCGAGCTGTTCGGCACCTGCATCGCCTTGAGCCCCAGCCTGTGGTGGAACGGCGAGGAGCTGGTGCGCAAGGCCAGTGAGCGCCTCCAGGCCCGGCCGGACCTGCGCGGCGGGCTGTACCTGGCATCCGCCGACGAGGACAACATCGCCCCGGCCGCCGCGCGCTTGGCGGAGACACTCCGCACGAGCGCCCCGGCGGGGCTGACGTGGCGGTACGAGCCCCGGCCGGAGCTGCGCCACGACAACATTTACCGCTCCCTGGCCCCGCAGGTGCTGCGGCAGTGGCTCCCGCCCGGCCCTTCGCCCCTCGCCCCCTGA
- a CDS encoding DUF7594 domain-containing protein, with protein sequence MRRWGGGRVGLITALLGTAVACGTADGEGELPRPDGSSSPDMRVLPEDASPVASNAMRFFAEADAHVQEAKPSTNFGGAALLEVDGSPRSETYLRFAVAGLTRPVVSAKLRVFSTNPSSQGPAVYATGATWNEHGVTWATRPARQGPAVVTAGPVPIDTWVELDVTPLVSGNGAVSLALIPTGTDGADFRSREAGARAPELVVTLASGGTPLPGGTYSVGAVADAHTDSDYTYVNFNTHELRVDGAPSQMESYLRFELPGQSGDVVSARLRLFALKGSVQGPSVWTTSVDWAETAIAADLQPIASTSPLLQAGAVAEGKWLELDVTAAFLGGTAVSFGLLPQGSDGMAFASREHPNAAWRPQLVVKTARVACTPAPGDSPVSGTYRGGQSWGGPGEHGAQGVATDAQGHRVFIAYYDGSVDFGGGALPNQGTGAISDNDVALVKQNAQGQHLWSKGLGAPGSSVIGADVAMNAAGQIALVGSSSAGVNLGAGGVAAGGFVAKYSPEGVLLWAHAVGGPLRDAAIDAGGQVFAVGEVEGSPAATVRVLKFSATGTLLWDQRFTATESVRGAALAVGPSGEVVVGGSYSGTMTVGSTVLPGNPAAPFLLKLLPSGQVAWARGIPADSYPYAERGFLDLAVAPDGAIAGVGAFSQWIRLGSEQRYSTGLYSGFLLVVEPDGSDRWWRWMGNAEGTFTRGVAFDSAGDVVVMGTFRGPLDFGGGALTTAANSGNPFEGLFVAKYRQACGEHRWSQQLSHGSYVWARGLSVAPDRSISLTGLYVGGFGEGFPEDADGSGRAVMLHFDP encoded by the coding sequence ATGCGACGGTGGGGTGGAGGACGGGTGGGGCTCATCACGGCCCTGCTGGGAACAGCGGTGGCGTGCGGAACGGCGGACGGGGAGGGCGAGCTGCCCCGTCCGGACGGGAGCTCGTCACCCGACATGCGCGTTCTGCCGGAGGACGCCAGCCCGGTGGCCAGCAACGCGATGCGCTTCTTCGCCGAGGCCGATGCGCACGTGCAGGAGGCCAAGCCCTCCACGAACTTTGGCGGTGCGGCGCTGCTCGAGGTGGATGGTTCGCCTCGGAGCGAGACGTACCTGCGCTTCGCCGTGGCGGGGCTGACCCGTCCGGTGGTGAGCGCGAAGCTGCGGGTGTTCAGCACCAACCCGTCCTCTCAGGGGCCCGCCGTCTACGCCACGGGTGCCACCTGGAATGAGCACGGGGTGACCTGGGCCACCCGTCCCGCCCGTCAGGGCCCGGCGGTGGTGACGGCGGGCCCGGTGCCCATCGACACATGGGTGGAGCTGGATGTGACGCCGCTGGTGAGTGGCAATGGCGCCGTCTCGCTCGCGCTCATTCCCACCGGCACCGACGGGGCCGATTTCCGCTCGCGGGAGGCGGGGGCCCGCGCGCCCGAGCTCGTGGTGACGCTGGCCTCCGGCGGGACGCCCCTTCCCGGCGGCACCTACAGCGTGGGCGCGGTGGCGGATGCGCACACGGACAGCGACTACACATACGTCAACTTCAACACGCACGAGCTTCGCGTGGATGGCGCTCCCAGCCAGATGGAGAGCTACCTGCGCTTCGAGCTTCCGGGGCAGAGCGGCGATGTGGTGAGCGCGCGGCTGCGGCTGTTCGCCCTCAAGGGCTCTGTCCAGGGCCCCTCGGTCTGGACCACCTCCGTGGACTGGGCCGAGACGGCCATTGCCGCGGATCTGCAGCCCATTGCCAGCACCAGCCCGCTCCTACAGGCGGGGGCGGTGGCGGAGGGCAAGTGGCTGGAGCTGGACGTCACCGCGGCATTCCTGGGCGGCACCGCCGTCTCCTTCGGGCTGCTGCCCCAGGGCAGCGATGGGATGGCCTTCGCCTCCCGGGAGCACCCGAATGCCGCGTGGCGGCCCCAGCTCGTGGTGAAGACCGCGCGGGTGGCCTGCACGCCCGCCCCGGGCGACAGCCCGGTGAGTGGCACCTACCGTGGGGGCCAGTCATGGGGCGGGCCAGGGGAGCACGGCGCCCAAGGCGTGGCCACGGACGCTCAGGGCCACCGCGTGTTCATCGCCTATTACGACGGCAGCGTGGACTTTGGCGGGGGCGCGCTCCCCAACCAGGGTACGGGGGCCATCTCCGACAATGATGTCGCGCTGGTGAAGCAGAACGCGCAGGGCCAGCACCTCTGGTCGAAGGGGCTCGGTGCACCGGGCAGCTCGGTGATTGGCGCGGACGTGGCGATGAACGCCGCGGGCCAGATCGCCCTGGTGGGCAGCTCCAGCGCGGGCGTGAACCTGGGCGCGGGAGGGGTGGCCGCCGGTGGGTTCGTGGCGAAGTACTCTCCCGAGGGCGTGCTGCTGTGGGCCCACGCCGTGGGCGGTCCGCTCCGCGATGCCGCCATCGACGCCGGGGGACAGGTGTTCGCGGTGGGCGAGGTGGAGGGAAGTCCTGCGGCCACGGTGCGGGTGCTCAAGTTCTCGGCCACCGGCACGCTCCTGTGGGACCAGCGCTTCACCGCCACGGAGTCTGTCCGGGGCGCGGCGCTGGCCGTGGGGCCCTCCGGGGAAGTCGTCGTGGGGGGCTCCTACTCGGGCACGATGACGGTGGGCTCCACGGTGCTGCCCGGGAATCCGGCCGCGCCGTTCCTGCTGAAGCTCCTGCCGTCCGGCCAGGTGGCCTGGGCCCGGGGCATTCCCGCGGATTCCTATCCCTATGCCGAGCGGGGCTTCCTGGATCTCGCGGTGGCGCCGGACGGGGCGATCGCGGGCGTGGGCGCCTTCTCCCAGTGGATCCGTCTTGGCTCGGAGCAGCGCTACTCCACCGGCCTGTACAGTGGCTTCCTCCTGGTCGTGGAGCCGGATGGAAGTGACCGGTGGTGGCGGTGGATGGGCAACGCGGAGGGCACGTTCACCCGGGGGGTGGCCTTCGATTCCGCGGGGGACGTGGTGGTGATGGGGACCTTCCGGGGGCCGCTCGACTTCGGCGGGGGAGCACTCACCACCGCGGCGAACTCCGGCAATCCCTTCGAGGGCCTCTTCGTCGCCAAGTACCGCCAGGCGTGTGGGGAGCATCGCTGGAGCCAGCAGCTTTCTCACGGGAGCTATGTCTGGGCCCGCGGGCTCTCGGTGGCGCCCGACCGGAGCATCTCGCTCACGGGGCTCTACGTCGGCGGCTTCGGGGAGGGCTTCCCCGAGGATGCGGACGGCAGCGGCCGGGCGGTGATGCTCCACTTCGACCCGTGA